In Streptomyces sp. NBC_00306, a single genomic region encodes these proteins:
- a CDS encoding aldehyde dehydrogenase family protein, with translation MTGHVVLPAPTKVKAHPFMVWGERVEPDGDPRILEYPNGAKSAIPRLTPALVERLENPPTDLAETPLQEIVAYLNRIGHLWNNEEYARRRLYVRELKRMHGYSQQMADAEADLISATLRAHAQLHDMVAVELGHRQIMDRWIPREDAEVRAYPRGRSVHILPGNVPYSTTVSLIRALLTKNTSVLKYAAGEPATAVALAQSFTDLDPTHPVTRSVSAVFWERDSELGRQLLGSADVICAWGGAEAVNAAYRNCSSEAIVVPYGPRRSFTVVGKDADMARATRGIAHDASMYEQRACFSTHQVFTDAEPEEFADLLQKELERYEEMLPRTSVTADEAAQAAMEVAAQQFLGQRVRTGSWGSILIADPAGVSELPSARTVFVHPVADLAEVSQWVDPTVQTIGLAPWSLHEQLRHELARRGACRFVEAGLSPFFRLGGSHDGLQPLQMMTRMVAVEAPRLNYGKGMVVPIDQSEFLEHRRLRDLLM, from the coding sequence GTGACCGGTCACGTGGTACTGCCGGCGCCGACGAAGGTGAAGGCCCATCCGTTCATGGTGTGGGGTGAGCGCGTCGAGCCCGACGGCGACCCCCGCATCCTCGAATACCCCAACGGAGCGAAGTCCGCGATCCCGCGGCTGACCCCGGCGCTCGTCGAACGGCTGGAGAACCCGCCGACCGACCTCGCCGAGACCCCGTTGCAGGAGATCGTCGCCTACCTCAACCGCATCGGCCATCTCTGGAACAACGAGGAGTACGCCCGCCGCAGGCTCTACGTCCGCGAGCTCAAGCGGATGCACGGCTACTCCCAGCAGATGGCCGACGCCGAGGCGGACCTGATCTCGGCGACCCTGCGGGCGCACGCGCAACTGCACGACATGGTCGCCGTGGAACTCGGCCACCGGCAGATCATGGACCGCTGGATCCCCCGCGAGGACGCCGAGGTGCGTGCCTATCCGCGGGGCCGCAGCGTCCACATCCTTCCGGGCAACGTGCCGTACTCGACCACGGTCTCGCTGATCCGTGCGCTCCTGACCAAGAACACCTCGGTTCTGAAGTACGCCGCGGGCGAGCCCGCCACCGCCGTCGCGCTGGCCCAGAGCTTCACCGACCTCGACCCCACGCATCCGGTGACGAGGTCTGTGAGCGCGGTGTTCTGGGAGCGGGACAGCGAGCTCGGACGGCAACTGCTCGGCAGCGCAGACGTCATCTGCGCCTGGGGCGGGGCCGAGGCCGTGAACGCGGCCTACCGGAACTGCTCGTCCGAGGCGATCGTCGTGCCCTACGGTCCGCGGCGCAGCTTCACCGTCGTGGGCAAGGACGCCGACATGGCGAGGGCGACCCGCGGGATAGCGCACGACGCGTCGATGTACGAGCAGCGCGCCTGCTTCTCCACCCACCAGGTGTTCACCGACGCCGAGCCCGAGGAGTTCGCCGACCTGCTCCAGAAGGAACTGGAGCGCTACGAGGAGATGTTGCCGCGCACCTCGGTCACCGCCGACGAGGCCGCGCAGGCAGCGATGGAAGTCGCCGCCCAGCAGTTCCTCGGGCAGCGCGTCCGCACCGGCTCCTGGGGCTCGATCCTGATCGCCGACCCGGCCGGCGTCAGTGAACTCCCCAGCGCCCGGACCGTGTTCGTGCACCCCGTCGCGGACCTGGCCGAGGTCTCCCAGTGGGTGGACCCCACGGTGCAGACCATCGGCCTCGCCCCCTGGTCGCTGCACGAACAGCTGCGCCACGAACTCGCCCGGCGCGGCGCCTGCCGGTTCGTCGAGGCCGGCCTGTCGCCCTTCTTCCGGCTCGGCGGCTCGCACGACGGACTCCAGCCGCTCCAGATGATGACCCGCATGGTCGCGGTCGAGGCCCCGAGGCTCAACTACGGCAAGGGAATGGTCGTTCCCATCGACCAGTCCGAGTTCCTGGAGCACCGGCGCCTGCGCGACCTGCTCATGTGA
- a CDS encoding LLM class flavin-dependent oxidoreductase, which translates to MDVGVMLTTAHPDHWSETEVFDYSMDFAVEADRIGYQSAWLLEHHFTRYGLCPNTLTMAGYVLGRTKQIKVGTAVVILPLDHPIRIAEQTNMLDQLSHGRFILGVGRGYFPKDFEAFGVDPAKSHILQTEYVDIIRSIWETGSAKWEGQEITLPDVTPFPTQYTKPSPPMYGVGQSPSTIEWAASRGIPLIMPAIGAYEAMRGIIDLYNETADSHGIDPTTVPHALCTVAHVAETTQKAHDEIWKHMCWWEQEHDDAAFTMEQLQKLPNYRFQYGEWQAAALRGDRTNADFTNYMLENSIVGSVEECVDRLGRTMEVTGVRNFQLGVEATLNRDRILENMNMFAEEVLPRIGWKPSEDA; encoded by the coding sequence ATGGACGTAGGCGTGATGCTGACGACGGCCCACCCCGACCACTGGTCGGAGACGGAGGTCTTCGACTACTCGATGGACTTCGCCGTCGAGGCCGACAGGATCGGCTACCAGTCGGCGTGGCTGCTGGAGCACCACTTCACCCGCTACGGACTGTGCCCCAACACGCTCACCATGGCCGGCTATGTCCTCGGCAGGACCAAGCAGATCAAGGTCGGCACCGCGGTGGTCATCCTGCCGCTGGACCACCCGATCCGTATCGCCGAGCAGACCAACATGCTCGACCAGCTCAGCCACGGCCGGTTCATCCTGGGCGTGGGCCGCGGGTACTTCCCGAAGGACTTCGAGGCCTTCGGCGTCGACCCGGCCAAGTCCCACATCCTGCAGACCGAGTACGTCGACATCATCCGCAGCATCTGGGAGACCGGCAGCGCCAAGTGGGAGGGCCAGGAGATCACGCTCCCCGACGTGACGCCGTTCCCCACCCAGTACACGAAGCCGAGCCCGCCGATGTACGGCGTGGGCCAGTCGCCGTCGACGATCGAGTGGGCCGCCTCGCGCGGAATTCCGCTGATCATGCCGGCCATCGGCGCGTACGAGGCGATGCGCGGGATCATCGATCTCTACAACGAGACGGCCGACAGCCACGGCATCGACCCCACCACCGTGCCGCACGCCCTGTGCACCGTCGCCCACGTCGCCGAGACCACCCAGAAGGCGCACGACGAGATCTGGAAGCACATGTGCTGGTGGGAGCAGGAGCACGACGACGCCGCCTTCACCATGGAGCAGCTCCAGAAGCTGCCCAACTACCGCTTCCAGTACGGCGAGTGGCAGGCCGCGGCGCTGCGGGGTGACCGCACCAACGCCGACTTCACCAACTACATGCTGGAGAACAGCATCGTGGGCAGTGTGGAGGAGTGTGTGGACCGTCTCGGCCGCACCATGGAGGTCACCGGGGTGCGCAACTTCCAGCTCGGCGTGGAGGCCACCCTCAACCGCGACCGGATCCTCGAGAACATGAACATGTTCGCCGAGGAAGTCCTGCCGCGTATCGGCTGGAAGCCGAGCGAGGACGCCTGA
- a CDS encoding LuxE/PaaK family acyltransferase, translating to MTTRTDAGHPLSGVLIGTEFAELDRLIFEDDDWWSMASADQAALRHRLITAAVAHHLEHNADYRGFAEARGFALADLDEPAGLLNVPQFPTRLFKRVDVRSVPAQDCDVFKSSGTSGTQSMVWRDEPSLERLAGSLRPEGDIWVDLYGDIDLDDDGEMFHLGPNRREADGVWISYIMTLVEMFASTRSYVGDGVLRLHDVVRDLEGALADGRFACVAGPPVFVAALLRHMSDNSVKLSAGDRMAVITGGGWKKDESTRLDPAQLRSLAVDTFGLASQSQVRDVFNQVELNTAFIECEHHRKHVPPWVEVIVRDPRDLSPVPAGQAGLMSYLDPTARSYPCFLLAEDFGSAETDVCPCGRGGTTVEIHRRMRTSTHHGCALRLAETVRTT from the coding sequence ATGACCACCCGGACCGACGCCGGGCACCCGTTGTCCGGCGTGCTGATCGGCACCGAGTTCGCCGAACTCGACCGGTTGATCTTCGAGGACGACGACTGGTGGTCGATGGCGAGCGCGGACCAGGCCGCGCTGCGCCATCGCCTCATCACCGCCGCCGTCGCACATCATCTGGAGCACAACGCGGACTACCGCGGCTTCGCCGAGGCGAGGGGGTTCGCCCTCGCCGACCTCGACGAGCCCGCGGGGCTGCTGAACGTGCCGCAGTTCCCGACCCGGTTGTTCAAGCGCGTCGACGTCCGCAGCGTGCCCGCGCAGGACTGCGACGTCTTCAAGTCCAGCGGTACCAGTGGCACGCAAAGCATGGTCTGGCGTGACGAGCCGTCGCTGGAGCGGCTTGCGGGCTCGCTGCGCCCCGAGGGCGACATCTGGGTCGACCTCTACGGCGACATCGACCTCGACGACGACGGCGAGATGTTCCACCTCGGGCCCAACCGGCGCGAGGCGGACGGCGTGTGGATCAGCTACATCATGACGCTGGTCGAGATGTTCGCCTCCACCCGCTCGTACGTCGGTGACGGTGTCCTGCGCCTGCACGATGTCGTGCGGGACCTGGAGGGCGCGCTGGCCGACGGACGGTTCGCGTGCGTGGCGGGCCCTCCGGTGTTCGTGGCGGCGCTGCTGCGGCACATGTCGGACAACAGCGTGAAGCTGTCGGCCGGCGACCGGATGGCGGTGATCACCGGCGGTGGCTGGAAGAAGGACGAGTCCACCCGGCTCGACCCGGCCCAGCTGCGGTCCCTCGCCGTGGACACCTTCGGGCTGGCCTCGCAGTCGCAGGTGCGCGATGTGTTCAACCAGGTCGAGCTCAACACCGCGTTCATCGAGTGCGAGCACCACCGCAAGCACGTCCCGCCGTGGGTCGAGGTCATCGTTCGCGACCCGCGCGATCTGTCCCCGGTGCCCGCCGGGCAGGCGGGCCTGATGTCCTACCTGGACCCGACGGCGCGCAGCTACCCGTGCTTCCTGCTGGCGGAGGACTTCGGATCCGCCGAGACCGATGTCTGCCCGTGCGGGCGAGGCGGCACCACGGTCGAGATCCACCGCAGGATGCGCACGTCCACCCACCACGGCTGCGCACTGCGCCTGGCCGAGACGGTGCGGACCACCTGA
- a CDS encoding class I SAM-dependent DNA methyltransferase: protein MSVDPSTQGQGDVTADSTVDSTLMNAAYSGVYGEIYRTHWWWRAREHQVLHYVRKHGRWHGRRAKVLDVGCGDGFIWRRLESFGDVEGIEPDRVLVAPDSPVRDRIEVADFVQGRPRGADHDLVLMLDVLEHIEDQDAALRRVASLLGPDGRGVITVPALMALWSEFDELSGHFRRYTRASLRAALESAGLRVLEVRYYYAWTVLPLFLRRLFFKAATSEYSHFVKAPATPVNQLMYRLSRVDHWLTRRLPAPAGSSLIAVVARTP, encoded by the coding sequence ATGAGCGTGGACCCGTCCACTCAGGGCCAGGGCGACGTGACGGCCGACTCGACCGTGGACTCGACCCTCATGAACGCCGCCTACAGCGGCGTCTACGGCGAGATCTACCGCACGCACTGGTGGTGGCGCGCCCGCGAACACCAGGTGCTGCACTACGTCCGCAAGCACGGCCGGTGGCACGGCCGGCGGGCGAAGGTCCTCGACGTCGGCTGCGGTGACGGGTTCATCTGGCGACGGCTCGAGTCCTTCGGCGATGTCGAGGGGATCGAGCCGGACCGCGTGCTCGTGGCCCCGGACTCGCCGGTGCGCGACCGTATCGAGGTGGCCGACTTCGTGCAGGGACGGCCGCGCGGCGCCGACCACGACCTGGTGCTGATGCTCGATGTGCTCGAGCACATCGAGGACCAGGACGCGGCGCTGCGCCGGGTCGCCTCCCTGCTCGGACCCGACGGCCGAGGCGTCATCACGGTGCCCGCGCTCATGGCTCTGTGGAGCGAGTTCGACGAACTCAGCGGCCACTTCCGCCGCTACACCCGCGCGTCCCTGCGCGCGGCGCTGGAATCCGCCGGGCTGCGGGTGCTGGAGGTGCGGTACTACTACGCGTGGACGGTCCTGCCGCTGTTCCTGCGCAGGCTGTTCTTCAAGGCGGCGACCTCGGAGTACAGCCATTTCGTGAAGGCCCCCGCAACACCCGTCAACCAACTGATGTACCGGCTGAGCCGCGTCGATCACTGGCTGACCCGCCGGCTTCCCGCGCCCGCCGGCAGCTCCCTCATCGCGGTCGTCGCACGGACACCGTGA
- a CDS encoding alpha/beta hydrolase, giving the protein MSEHRARWSRRVRGMVAAGSTMALAVVMPGLAQAQDLSPEESAAGAAGIDWADCGEGSVPGAQCAAVEVPLDWAKPNGKKITLALSKLPALDPANRIGPLLFNPGGPGGSGMAAVAYSDLLSAAPEFAPLRQRFDVIGFDPRGVGQSSPITCPEPLHDSAVSTFPRTPAAFEQLKRFNQKAGVACREATGPLINHVDTGSVVSDVEALRKALGAQKISWLGLSYGTEIGSLYAQRHPDRVRTMVLDGVVDHSRPARLAAVDEARATERALRRFADWCQRDEQCVLRGADVPATYDAVMKTAAASGIPASDLGRNATAEELANGAYTFLTQPSAWPLLAGALAQAAGLAGDADATGLVTPASFLQPEYKAYRAVGCHDFAPNTRGFLDMAVQSAHLRSVAPHTWRYSEFWDWTSGCVGWPVKPANPPAPLRVRGAPPVLLVNTRFDAATPHLWAQRLAARIDGSRLLTVEGDGHTGTLNSACARSHEAEYLVTGRTPAAGTTCAASASPAVAAAITGGERR; this is encoded by the coding sequence ATGTCGGAACATCGCGCGCGGTGGTCCCGCCGCGTCCGGGGGATGGTCGCCGCAGGCAGCACCATGGCCCTCGCAGTGGTCATGCCCGGTCTGGCCCAGGCGCAGGACCTGTCCCCGGAGGAGAGTGCCGCCGGCGCGGCCGGGATCGACTGGGCGGACTGCGGCGAGGGCTCGGTGCCCGGCGCTCAGTGCGCGGCGGTGGAGGTGCCGCTGGACTGGGCGAAGCCGAACGGGAAGAAGATCACCCTGGCGCTGTCGAAGCTGCCCGCGCTGGACCCGGCGAACCGGATCGGCCCGCTGCTGTTCAACCCGGGTGGCCCCGGCGGTTCCGGCATGGCGGCGGTGGCCTACAGCGACCTGCTGTCCGCCGCCCCCGAGTTCGCACCCCTGCGTCAGCGGTTCGACGTGATCGGTTTCGATCCGCGGGGGGTCGGCCAGAGCTCACCTATCACCTGCCCGGAGCCGCTGCACGACTCCGCCGTGAGCACCTTCCCCCGTACCCCGGCCGCCTTCGAACAGCTCAAGCGCTTCAACCAGAAGGCGGGAGTCGCCTGCCGCGAGGCGACCGGACCGCTGATCAACCACGTCGACACCGGTAGTGTCGTCTCCGACGTCGAAGCCCTCCGCAAGGCACTCGGTGCGCAGAAGATCTCGTGGCTGGGCCTGTCGTACGGCACGGAGATCGGCTCGCTCTACGCCCAGCGCCACCCCGACCGGGTACGGACCATGGTGCTCGACGGAGTCGTCGACCACAGCAGGCCCGCCCGGCTCGCCGCGGTCGACGAGGCACGCGCCACCGAGAGGGCACTGCGGCGCTTCGCCGACTGGTGCCAGAGGGACGAGCAGTGCGTGCTGCGCGGCGCCGATGTGCCGGCGACCTACGACGCCGTCATGAAGACGGCCGCGGCCTCGGGAATCCCCGCCTCCGACCTCGGTCGTAACGCCACCGCCGAGGAGCTCGCCAACGGCGCGTACACCTTCCTGACCCAGCCGTCCGCGTGGCCCCTCCTCGCCGGTGCGCTCGCGCAGGCGGCGGGACTCGCCGGCGACGCCGACGCCACGGGCCTGGTGACGCCCGCGTCGTTCCTGCAGCCGGAGTACAAGGCCTACCGGGCCGTCGGGTGCCACGACTTCGCGCCGAACACCCGCGGCTTCCTCGACATGGCCGTACAGTCCGCGCACCTGCGCTCGGTGGCACCGCACACCTGGCGCTACTCGGAATTCTGGGACTGGACCAGCGGCTGCGTGGGCTGGCCGGTGAAGCCCGCCAACCCGCCTGCCCCGCTGAGGGTCCGCGGCGCGCCGCCCGTCCTGCTCGTCAACACACGCTTCGACGCGGCGACTCCGCATCTGTGGGCGCAGCGTCTCGCGGCGAGGATCGACGGGAGCAGGCTCCTCACCGTCGAGGGCGACGGCCACACCGGCACCCTCAACTCCGCCTGCGCGCGCAGCCATGAAGCCGAGTACCTCGTGACCGGACGCACCCCGGCGGCGGGCACGACCTGCGCCGCGTCGGCGTCGCCCGCGGTCGCCGCGGCGATCACCGGAGGCGAACGGCGGTGA
- a CDS encoding MFS transporter, producing the protein MTGTSGAPTAHSTDTPPVRATYEEWLGLVVIVLCCVLVAMDISVLFYAVPFVSADLTPSTSEVLWMMDIYGFLLAGLLITMGALGDRIGRRRLLLFGAAGFGVASVLAAYSSSPELLIASRALLGVAGATLAPSTLSLIRNMFHDEGQRRAAVGLWTAGFAAGAMLGPITAGVLLEHFWWGSVFLINVPVMLLVLVLGPILLPEFRSPSPERFDLFSAGLSLAAVLPVVYGAKKFAEGHLDGTSVSSVVLGLAVGALFIRRQRRSRDPLIDTRLFRDRAFSTAIVTTTVVQLAMLGMMMLSSQYALSVLALRPFVASMWQLPAIATLFLGLTVAGVLAQRIRPAFILCTGLTIAAVGFAVMSLVTADSGLAVIVVGSSIMTSGVGMVVLLATDVVVATAPPERAGSASALSETSNEFGGAIGIAMLGSIALTVYRREVEDVIPAQLPAEAGEAARGTLQAALEVARTLPEPSGSALERGSIEAFTDGLQVAVLTGSGILLFVAVVAAVALRPVRIDPKGEGE; encoded by the coding sequence GTGACCGGGACATCGGGCGCGCCGACCGCCCACAGCACCGACACGCCCCCGGTCAGGGCCACGTACGAGGAGTGGCTCGGCCTCGTGGTGATCGTGCTGTGCTGCGTCCTCGTGGCGATGGACATCAGCGTGCTGTTCTACGCGGTGCCGTTCGTGTCGGCCGATCTCACCCCCAGTACCTCCGAGGTGCTGTGGATGATGGACATCTACGGATTCCTGCTCGCGGGGCTGCTCATCACCATGGGGGCGCTCGGCGACAGGATCGGCCGGCGCAGACTGCTGCTGTTCGGGGCGGCCGGGTTCGGTGTGGCCTCGGTCCTCGCGGCCTACTCGAGCAGCCCCGAACTGCTCATCGCCAGCCGGGCGTTGCTCGGGGTCGCGGGAGCGACACTCGCGCCGTCCACGCTGTCCCTCATCCGGAACATGTTCCACGACGAGGGGCAGCGCCGGGCGGCTGTCGGCCTGTGGACCGCGGGGTTCGCCGCCGGTGCGATGCTCGGCCCCATCACCGCGGGCGTGCTGCTGGAGCACTTCTGGTGGGGCTCGGTGTTTCTCATCAACGTGCCGGTGATGCTGCTGGTGCTCGTGCTCGGCCCGATTCTGCTCCCGGAGTTCCGCAGCCCCAGCCCGGAACGGTTCGACCTGTTCAGCGCGGGACTCTCCCTGGCCGCGGTGCTGCCCGTGGTGTACGGCGCGAAGAAGTTCGCCGAGGGCCATCTCGACGGGACGTCGGTGTCCTCCGTCGTCCTGGGACTCGCGGTCGGGGCGCTGTTCATCCGGCGCCAGCGCCGCTCACGGGACCCCCTCATCGACACCCGGCTCTTCCGCGACCGGGCGTTCAGCACCGCGATCGTCACCACCACAGTGGTGCAGCTCGCGATGCTCGGCATGATGATGCTGAGCTCGCAGTACGCGCTGTCGGTGCTGGCCCTGCGGCCGTTCGTCGCGTCGATGTGGCAACTGCCCGCGATCGCCACGCTGTTTCTCGGACTCACCGTGGCCGGTGTGCTGGCCCAGCGGATCCGCCCCGCGTTCATCCTCTGCACCGGCCTCACCATCGCCGCCGTGGGCTTCGCCGTGATGAGTCTGGTGACCGCCGACAGCGGTCTGGCCGTCATCGTCGTCGGCAGCAGCATCATGACCTCCGGCGTGGGCATGGTCGTGCTGCTGGCCACCGACGTCGTCGTCGCGACCGCACCGCCGGAGCGAGCCGGCTCCGCCTCCGCCCTGTCGGAGACGAGCAACGAGTTCGGCGGCGCCATCGGCATCGCGATGCTCGGGAGCATCGCACTGACGGTGTACCGCCGTGAGGTGGAGGACGTCATCCCCGCGCAGCTGCCGGCCGAGGCGGGTGAGGCGGCCCGCGGCACACTTCAGGCCGCCCTGGAGGTCGCCAGGACTCTGCCCGAGCCGTCCGGCAGCGCTCTCGAACGGGGCAGCATCGAGGCGTTCACGGACGGGTTGCAGGTCGCGGTGCTCACCGGTTCGGGGATCCTGCTGTTCGTCGCCGTGGTCGCTGCCGTCGCGCTGCGCCCGGTCCGTATCGATCCGAAAGGGGAGGGGGAGTGA
- a CDS encoding flavin reductase family protein: MSAPRGSAATVEGTALRTALRPYASGVAVLTAAGAAGPAGVTITSLTSISTEPALISFALADASSTWARIKDCQWFGIQILGGDQTETARRFATSGVDRFAPPTRWHTGPQGVPLLDDCLSWLVCSRYDLIRLGDHHVVVGAVEHTQAGSHGDGLVHLHGELQPVASVALTKAVAD, translated from the coding sequence GTGAGCGCGCCACGCGGCTCGGCCGCGACGGTGGAAGGAACGGCCTTGCGTACCGCCCTGCGGCCCTACGCCTCAGGGGTCGCGGTGCTGACAGCCGCCGGCGCGGCGGGCCCCGCCGGAGTGACCATCACGTCACTGACCTCGATCAGCACGGAACCCGCGCTGATCTCCTTTGCCCTCGCCGACGCGTCGTCCACCTGGGCCCGGATCAAGGACTGTCAGTGGTTCGGCATCCAGATCCTGGGCGGGGACCAGACGGAGACGGCGCGGCGTTTCGCGACCTCCGGCGTCGACCGATTCGCGCCGCCCACCCGCTGGCACACCGGTCCGCAGGGAGTCCCGCTGCTCGACGACTGCCTGTCGTGGCTGGTCTGCTCCCGGTACGACCTGATCAGGCTCGGAGACCATCACGTCGTCGTCGGCGCCGTGGAACACACACAGGCGGGCTCCCACGGAGACGGACTGGTACATCTGCACGGTGAGTTGCAGCCGGTCGCCTCCGTCGCGCTCACGAAGGCGGTCGCCGACTAG
- a CDS encoding IS1380 family transposase: MSRRIGLYPRVRVEGGGSGTVSQAGAVLLVETVRKCGLDTAISTALAPWRKPRAVHDPGRILLDVALGVALGGDCLADVAMLRAEPDVFGPVASDPTVSRLIDALATAGPKALTAIRSARAEVRSRVWELAGVRSPAADGHVIVDIDGVLVLAHSEKQDATATWKKTFGHHPLVAFVDHGQAGSGEPVAALLRPGNAGSNTASDHIETAQLALAQLPKHLRRGRKTLIRTDSAGGTHAFLDWLSRRGRWLSYSVGMTITDAIHQAVLKIPKKAWTPAYDADGTERPGAWVAEITDIPDLSTWPKGMRLIVRKERPHPGAQLRFTDLDGLRLTCFATNTQGGQLADLELRHRRRARCEDRIRNARDTGLRNLPLHDTAQNRIWLEIVQIALDLLAWMPMLALTAETRRWEPKRLRLRLFSAAAQLVTTGRCRRLRFTARWPWTDVITRAIQRLAALPNPG; encoded by the coding sequence GTGAGCAGGCGTATCGGGTTGTACCCGCGTGTCCGCGTCGAGGGCGGTGGCAGTGGGACGGTCTCGCAGGCCGGGGCGGTGCTGCTGGTCGAGACGGTCCGCAAGTGCGGCCTGGACACCGCGATATCGACGGCACTGGCGCCGTGGCGCAAGCCGCGGGCAGTGCACGACCCGGGCAGGATCCTGCTGGATGTCGCGCTCGGCGTCGCTCTGGGCGGGGACTGCCTCGCCGATGTCGCCATGTTGCGGGCCGAGCCCGACGTGTTCGGCCCGGTGGCATCCGATCCCACGGTCTCCCGGCTCATCGACGCCCTCGCCACAGCCGGACCGAAGGCGCTCACCGCGATCCGGTCGGCGCGGGCCGAAGTACGGTCGCGGGTCTGGGAACTGGCCGGGGTGAGAAGTCCGGCCGCCGACGGTCACGTGATCGTGGACATCGACGGCGTGCTTGTCCTTGCGCACTCCGAGAAGCAGGATGCCACCGCGACCTGGAAGAAGACCTTCGGCCATCATCCGCTCGTCGCGTTTGTTGACCACGGCCAGGCCGGTTCCGGAGAGCCGGTGGCCGCGCTGCTGCGGCCCGGCAACGCCGGCTCCAACACCGCGAGCGATCACATCGAAACAGCCCAACTCGCCCTGGCTCAACTCCCCAAGCACCTGCGGCGGGGCCGGAAGACGCTGATCCGCACCGACTCCGCCGGCGGGACCCACGCCTTCCTCGACTGGCTCTCCCGCCGGGGCCGGTGGCTGTCGTATTCCGTCGGAATGACCATCACCGACGCCATCCACCAGGCCGTCCTGAAGATTCCGAAGAAGGCATGGACGCCGGCCTACGACGCCGACGGCACCGAGCGGCCCGGCGCCTGGGTCGCAGAGATCACCGACATCCCTGACCTGAGCACGTGGCCCAAGGGCATGCGGCTCATCGTCCGCAAAGAACGACCGCACCCCGGCGCCCAGTTGCGATTCACCGACCTCGACGGACTACGGCTCACCTGTTTCGCGACCAACACCCAAGGCGGCCAGCTCGCCGACCTGGAACTACGTCACCGCCGCCGGGCCCGCTGCGAGGACCGCATCCGAAACGCCCGCGACACCGGCCTGCGCAACCTGCCCCTGCACGACACCGCCCAGAACCGGATCTGGCTGGAGATCGTCCAGATCGCACTCGACCTCCTCGCCTGGATGCCGATGCTCGCCCTGACTGCAGAAACCCGCCGCTGGGAGCCCAAACGGCTTCGCCTGCGGCTGTTCTCTGCCGCCGCCCAACTGGTCACCACCGGCCGCTGCCGCAGGCTCCGCTTCACCGCCCGATGGCCCTGGACGGATGTGATCACCCGCGCGATCCAGCGACTCGCAGCCCTCCCGAACCCCGGCTGA